One genomic window of Lepeophtheirus salmonis chromosome 5, UVic_Lsal_1.4, whole genome shotgun sequence includes the following:
- the beta-Spec gene encoding spectrin beta chain isoform X5: protein MTTDISVNVRWDPLHQQEVVDDYEFEYDGGNSSSRLFERSRIKALAVEREHVQKKTFTKWVNSHLCRVNYKVNDLYVDLRDGKLLIKLLEILSGERLPRPTKGRMRIHCLENVDKALSFLYEQRVHLENMGAHDIVDGSPRLTLGLIWTIILRFQIQEITVEEPGPGQATRSAKDALLLWCQMKTAGYNNVNIRNFTTSWSDGLAFNAIIHKHRPDLIQYDRLAKSNAHHNLSNAFDVAEREFNLTKLLDPEDVNVERPDEKSLITYVVTYYHYFSKLKHETVQGRRIARVVGIDMECEKMIEDYESFTTQLLKWIDVKIVELGDREFSNSLRGVQEELVEFNSYRNFEKPPKFMEKGNLEVLLFTLQSKMRANNKKPYFPKESKTISDINRAWERLEKAEHERELALREELIRQEKLEQLAARFNRKAGMRETWLSENQRLVSQDNFGFDLAAVEAASKKHEAIETDIFAYEERVQAVVAVASELESENYHDIDRINARRDNVLRLWNYLLELIYARRNRLVVSLNLQNGFQEMVYILDSMEELKMRLLSDDYGRHLIGVEDLLQKHSLVEADINVLGERVKQVVQQTQGFVEEETPDGYKPCDPSIIIERVQALEDAYSELVRIAVERRSRLEESKLLWQFYWDMAEEENWIKEMENILSQGDIGHDLTTINLLLSKHKSIETEIHSHETALQSSLEAGNNLMERGHFGEDKIRERSVEVQGMWNSLIDLMTDRKKRLTEAVDFHQFLTDADDVDTWMLDILRLVSSDDTGKDESNVQTLLKKQKEITDELKSYQSTIDTLHSQASQLGETDRDGPAVKERLESIDNRYKELQELARLRKQRLLDALSLYKLCTEADGVEQWITEKEKMLVTMTPGKDIEDCEIMKHRFDGFEREMNANASRVAVVNQLARQLLHVDHPNSEDITDRQNQLNSRWADLREKAEQKREELGSAHGVQTYHIECRETVTWIEDKKRVLEQTDELKMDLTGIMTLQRKLSGMERDLAAIETKLKSLEEEAEKIKEIHPEEAEVVRERNAKLRNVWEELNQMLKVRDAKLEEAGDLHRFLKDLDHFQSWLTKTESSIANEDTPSSLAEAEKLLTQHQQIHEEIESYTNDYASMMAYGEKVTADPSTFDDPQYMFLRERLKALKDGWEEVNQMWENRQALLSQSLNLQLFNRDAKQAEVLLSQQEHLLSKDETPANLEQAESLIKKHEALLTTMEANDDKMNGVLQFAQRLVSEEHFGSDKIQKKADDISERRNYNHELALSQLEKLKDQLLLHQFLQDCEELHDWIQEKNVLVQEDTYRTAKTIHSKWTRHQAFESEIASNKERLQQVQDIGKELLVTKPEMKTVISPKIDELSQEFEDLQKSTKDKGERLFDARRADLYEQSCDDIDSFVKDLEAQIQTESVGNDLTSVNILMQKQQMIETQMQVKSQQVSELENQADHLTKMTPEKTEEIEMKKKEVNQRFETIIAPLEARKKELLTKKEIFQFKRDIEDENIWIEERMNSAVSDDYGNSLQSVNMMIKKNKTLKGEIDNHEPRIRSVCEIGQKLIDDGNPEADIFRQDIQDLTEKLGHLKQMLEARRQKLLVSEKAQQFFFDANEAEAWMSEQELYMMVEDRGKDEFSAQNLKKKHEILENAVEDYASNVRQQGETGRQLMDEGHPDSEQIGVRINQVDKLYAGLKDLAFERRAKLDDALKLFRLNREVDDLEQWIAEREVVAGSHELGQDYEHVTLLWERFLEFARETQATGTERVANANEIADALISAGHTDAPTIAQWKDGLNDSWADLGELIDTRTAMLEASRELHKYFHDCKDVLGRILEKQNSMSDELGRDAGSVSALLRKHQNFGQDLQGLQTQVQAIQAESAKLQASYAGDKAMEITNREREVTKAWSELQSMTDTRKAKLNDTSDLFKFFNMVRTLMIWMDDLMRQMSTSEKPRDVSGVELLMNNHQGHKCEIDAREDNFSHCLGLGKELLSRNHYASEDIKAKLGDLTSQRNFMLHKWEERWEHLQLILEVYQFARDAAVAEAWLIAQDPYLKSEELGQTIDEVENLIKKHEAFEKAAAAQEDRFVALERLTTFELQELKKQQEEEEKRRAHESSKPSTPPREKSEAGDVTKSETGSLKSTTDGNISVEVDTSTQEARLSKTLPPKTSTPAASTSKSPSSDWFGSLTKERPPAEDSELEATLMRKHDWETMTKRAKARSWDRVCVVLKGTTLGFYKDQKAYKSSPESISPIDLKGANAEIASNYVKKDNVFRLKLSNGGEYLFQAKDAEEMGQWVASINQQAAIAGGTSGAEMKSQTLPSGSEKKDEPKRRSFFTLKKN, encoded by the exons ATGACAACCGATATAAGTGTAAATGTTCGATGGGATCCCCTTCATCAACAAGAAGTGGTGGATGACTACGAATTCGAATATGATGGAGGAAACTCTTCATCCAGATTGTTTGAGAGATCTAGAATTAAAGCTCTCGCGG ttgaAAGAGAACACGTACAAAAGAAAACGTTTACAAAATGGGTAAATTCGCATCTGTGTCGAGTCAATTACAAAGTTAACGACTTGTATGTAGACTTAAGAGATGGAAAATTACTTATCAAGCTATTGGAGATCCTTTCTGGCGAGAGACTG CCAAGACCTACGAAGGGAAGAATGCGTATTCACTGCCTCGAAAACGTTGACAAAGCattgtcatttttatatgaacaaagGGTACATTTAGAAAATATGGGGGCCCACGATATTGTTGACGGTAGTCCTCGACTTACCCTTGGTCTAATATGGACCATTATCCTACGATTCCAAATTCAAGAGATCACAGTTGAAGAACCAGGACCTGGACAA gcAACTCGATCTGCAAAGGATGCTTTGCTGCTATGGTGTCAAATGAAGACAGCTGGCTACAACAACGTTAACATTAGAAACTTTACAACCTCTTGGAGTGACGGTCTCGCTTTCAATGCAATTATTCATAAACATAGGCCTGATCTTATTCAGTATGATCGTCTCGCCAAGTCTAATGCTCATCACAACTTAAGCAATGCATTTGATGTCGCCGAGCGTGAATTTAATCTCACGAAGCTTCTAGATCCTGAAGACGTCAATGTTGAAAGACCAGATGAAAAGTCTCTTATAACATATGTTGTTACGTACTATCATTATTTCTCTAAACTTAAACATGAAACTGTTCAAGGAAGGAGAATTGCTCGTGTTGTTGGAATTGATATGGAGTGTGAAAAAATGATTGAAGACTACGAATCCTTTACAACTCAACTTCTCAAATGGATTGATGTTAAAATAGTAGAATTGGGAGATAGAGAATTTTCCAATTCCTTACGTGGTGTTCAAGAAGAACTTGTTGAGTTCAATTCCTACCGAAATTTCGAAAAACCACCCAAATTTATGGAGAAGGGTAATTTGGAGGTCCTCTTATTCACACTTCAATCTAAAATGCGAGCCAATAATAAGAAACCTTATTTCCCCAAAGAATCGAAAACAATTTCCGATATCAATCGTGCATGGGAGAGGCTGGAAAAGGCAGAACATGAAAGGGAATTGGCACTTAGAGAAGAACTTATCCGTCAAGAGAAATTAGAACAGTTGGCAGCTAGATTTAATCGTAAGGCAGGAATGAGAGAAACTTGGCTCTCTGAAAATCAAAGACTTGTTTCCCAAGATAACTTTGGTTTCGATCTTGCTGCTGTAGAAGCTGCATCTAAGAAACATGAAGCCATCGAAACAGATATTTTTGCTTATGAAGAACGAGTACAAGCTGTTGTAGCTGTTGCTTCAGAATTAGAATCTGAGAATTATCATGATATAGATCGTATTAATGCGCGAAGAGATAATGTTTTAAGGTTATGGAACTATTTATTGGAACTTATCTATGCTAGAAGAAATCGCCTTGTTGTTTCTCTTAATTTACAAAATGGTTTCCAAGAAATGGTGTACATTTTGGACTCTATGGAAGAATTGAAGATGAGATTGCTTTCAGATGACTATGGTCGACATTTAATTGGTGTAGAAGACTTGCTTCAAAAACATTCCTTGGTTGAAGCGGATATCAATGTTCTCGGTGAAAGAGTTAAGCAAGTTGTTCAACAAACTCAAGGATTTGTGGAAGAAGAAACACCTGATGGTTACAAACCTTGTGATCCAAGTATTATTATCGAACGTGTTCAAGCATTGGAAGATGCATATTCTGAATTAGTTCGTATTGCTGTTGAAAGGCGTTCTCGTTTAGAAGAATCCAAACTTCTTTGGCAGTTCTATTGGGATATGGCTGAGGAAGAAAACTGGATTAAAGAAATGGAAAACATTCTTTCACAGGGAGATATTGGTCATGATTTGACAACCATTAATCTTTTACTATCGAAACATAAATCCATTGAAACAGAGATTCATTCACATGAAACTGCCCTACAAAGTTCCCTCGAGGCTGGTAACAACCTTATGGAACGGGGGCATTTTGGCGAAGATAAAATAAGAGAAAGAAGTGTAGAAGTTCAAGGAATGTGGAATTCGTTAATTGATTTAATGACTGATCGTAAGAAAAGGTTAACTGAAGCTGTTGACTTCCATCAATTCTTAACTGATGCTGATGATGTAGATACATGGATGTTAGATATTCTAAGATTGGTCTCATCTGATGATACTGGCAAGGATGAATCAAATGTACAGACATTGCTAAAGAAACAAAAGGAAATTACAGATGAGTTGAAGAGCTATCAAAGCACAATTGATACATTGCATTCTCAAGCTAGTCAGCTGGGGGAAACTGATAGGGATGGTCCTGCTGTTAAAGAGCGCCTTGAATCTATTGATAACCGTTATAAAGAACTTCAAGAATTGGCTAGACTTAGAAAGCAACGTTTGTTGGATGCTCTGTCATTATATAAGTTATGTACTGAAGCTGATGGTGTCGAGCAATGGATAActgaaaaggagaaaatgcTTGTCACTATGACACCAGGAAAGGACATAGAAGATTGCGAAATTATGAAACATCGTTTTGATGGGTTTGAGAGAGAAATGAATGCCAATGCATCACGAGTTGCAGTGGTGAATCAACTAGCACGGCAATTACTCCATGTTGATCATCCAAATTCAGAAGACATAACAGATAGACAGAATCAACTTAATTCAAGGTGGGCTGATCTTAGGGAAAAGGCAGAGCAAAAACGTGAAGAATTGGGATCTGCACATGGAGTTCAAACTTATCATATTGAGTGTAGAGAGACTGTCACTTGGATTGAGGATAAGAAGCGAGTATTAGAACAAACTGATGAATTGAAGATGGATCTCACTGGTATTATGACACTTCAAAGAAAGTTATCTGGTATGGAAAGAGATTTAGCTGCTATTGAAACCAAACTCAAATCCCTTGAAGAAGAGGCTGAGAAAATCAAAGAGATTCATCCTGAAGAAGCTGAGGTTGTCAGGGAGCGTAATGCTAAACTACGCAATGTTTGGGAAGAACTTAATCAAATGCTTAAGGTTCGTGACGCTAAATTGGAAGAAGCCGGAGACTTGCACAGATTCCTCAAAGACTTGGATCACTTCCAATCTTGGCTTACCAAGACAGAATCAAGTATTGCCAATGAAGATACTCCATCCAGTCTCGCAGAAGCTGAAAAACTATTGACTCAACATCAACAAATTCATGAGGAAATCGAAAGCTATACCAATGATTATGCTTCAATGATGGCATACGGCGAGAAGGTGACTGCAGATCCTTCCACCTTTGATGATCCACAGTATATGTTCTTGAGGGAAAGACTAAAGGCATTGAAAGATGGATGGGAAGAAGTTAATCAAATGTGGGAAAATCGTCAGGCTCTACTTTCCCAATCTCTCAATCTTCAATTGTTTAATAGGGATGCAAAACAAGCTGAAGTATTGTTATCACAACAAGAACATCTTCTCAGCAAGGATGAGACACCTGCCAATCTTGAACAAGCAGAAAGCCTTATCAAAAAGCACGAAGCTCTCCTAACTACTATGGAAGCCAATGATGACAAGATGAATGGTGTTCTCCAATTCGCTCAAAGGCTGGTTTCAGAAGAACATTTTGGATCtgacaaaattcaaaagaaagcTGACGACATTTCTGAACGTCGCAATTATAACCATGAACTAGCCTTGAGtcaattagaaaaattgaagGATCAGTTACTTCTTCATCAATTCTTACAAGATTGTGAAGAGTTACATGACTGGATTCAAGAAAAGAATGTTCTCGTTCAAGAGGATACTTATCGTACTGCTAAAACAATTCATAGCAAATGGACTCGTCATCAGGCATTTGAATCAGAAATTGCTTCAAACAAAGAAAGGCTACAACAGGTTCAAGATATTGGTAAAGAACTACTTGTTACTAAGCCTGAAATGAAAACTGTTATTTCTCCCAAAATTGATGAACTTAGTCAAGAATTTGAAGACCTTCAAAAGAGCACTAAAGATAAAGGAGAAAGGCTTTTTGATGCTAGGCGAGCTGATCTATATGAACAATCTTGTGATGATATTGATAGCTTTGTTAAGGACTTGGAAGCCCAAATTCAAACAGAGTCCGTTGGAAATGATCTCACATCAGTCAATATTCTTATGCAAAAACAACAAATGATAGAAACACAAATGCAAGTGAAATCTCAACAAGTCTCGGAGTTGGAGAATCAAGCAGatcatttgacaaaaatgacTCCTGAAAAAACTGAAGAAATTgaaatgaagaagaaagaagTTAATCAAAg ATTTGAAACTATTATTGCTCCTCTTGAAgcaagaaagaaagaattacTCACGAAGAAAGAAATATTCCAATTTAAGAGAGATATCGAGGACGAAAATATCTGGATAGAAGAAAGAATGAACTCTGCAGTCAGTGATGATTATGGTAATTCTCTTCAATCTGTTAATATGATGatcaaaaagaacaaaactcTCAAGGGAGAAATTGATAACCATGAGCCTCGTATTCGTTCTGTTTGTGAAATCGGACAAAAACTTATTGATGATGGAAATCCTGAAGCTGATATATTCCGTCAAGACATTCAAGATTTGACCGAAAAACTCGGTCATTTGAAACAAATGCTTGAAGCCAGGCGTCAAAAACTTCTTGTATCCGAGAAAGCTCAGCAATTCTTTTTTGATGCAAACGAGGCTGAAGCATGGATGAGTGAGCAAGAGTTGTACATGATGGTAGAAGATCGAGGCAAAGATGAATTTTCTGCTCAGAATCTCaagaaaaaacatgaaattttggaaaatgcCGTTGAAGATTATGCTTCTAATGTTCGCCAGCAAGGAGAAACTGGGCGACAATTGATGGATGAAGGGCATCCTGATTCAGAACAAATCGGTGTTCGTATAAATCAAGTTGACAAACTGTATGCTGGATTGAAAGATTTGGCATTCGAGCGCAGAGCTAAATTGGATGATGCATTAAAATTGTTCAGACTCAACCGTGAGGTTGATGACTTGGAACAATGGATTGCAGAGCGTGAAGTCGTTGCAGGCTCACATGAATTAGGTCAAGATTATGAACATGTTACGTTATTATGGGAGAGATTCCTTGAGTTTGCTAGAGAGACTCAAGCTACAGGGACTGAAAGAGTTGCCAATGCAAATGAAATTGCTGATGCGCTAATTAGTGCTGGGCACACAGATGCCCCCACAATAGCCCAATGGAAGGACGGCCTCAATGATTCATGGGCTGATCTTGGAGAGCTGATTGATACACGTACTGCCATGTTGGAGGCATCTAGGGAACTACATAAATACTTCCATGACTGTAAAGATGTTCTTGGaagaattttggaaaaacaaaactCAATGTCCGATGAACTTGGACGCGACGCAGGCTCAGTTTCTGCTTTATTACGTAAACACCAAAACTTTGGTCAAGATCTTCAGGGATTACAAACTCAGGTTCAAGCCATTCAAGCTGAGTCCGCTAAATTGCAGGCATCCTATGCTGGTGATAAAGCTATGGAAATAACAAATAGAGAAAGGGAAGTGACAAAAGCATGGAGTGAACTTCAATCCATGACTGACACGCGCAAAGCCAAACTTAACGATACATCAGATCTTTTCAAATTCTTCAACATGGTTCGAACCCTCATGATCTGGATGGATGACCTCATGAGACAAATGTCTACATCTGAAAAACCCAGAGATGTCAGTGGTGTTGAACTATTAATGAATAATCATCAAGGACACAAGTGTGAAATTGACGCGCGTGAAGACAACTTTTCACATTGTCTTGGTCTTGGGAAAGAACTTTTGTCTAGGAATCATTATGCATCGGAGGATATCAAAGCTAAGTTAGGGGACCTGACCTCTCAAAGAAATTTCATGTTACACAAATGGGAAGAGCGATGGGAGCATTTGCAGCTTATTCTCGAGGTCTATCAATTTGCTAGAGATGCTGCTGTGGCCGAAGCATGGCTCATCGCACAAGATCCATACCTCAAATCGGAAGAACTAGGA caAACGATTGATGAAGTAGAGAACTTGATAAAGAAACATGAAGCTTTTGAGAAGGCCGCAGCTGCTCAAGAAGATCGATTTGTCGCTTTAGAAAGATTAACAACG TTTGAATTACAAGAACTTAAGAAGCAGCAAGAAGAAGAGGAGAAACGAAGGGCCCATGAGTCATCTAAACCTTCTACTCCTCCTCGTGAAAAATCTGAAGCTGGGGACGTTACTAAATCGGAAACTGGTAGTCTCAAGTCAACCACTG ATGGTAATATCTCAGTGGAAGTTGATACTTCTACTCAAGAGGCAAGGTTGAGCAAAACACTACCTCCCAAAACATCAACTCCTGCTGCTTCCACATCTAAATCTCCTTCCTCCGATTGGTTTGGAAGTTTAACCAAAG AGCGTCCACCAGCAGAGGACAGTGAATTGGAGGCAACTCTGATGCGAAAACACGATTGGGAAACGATGACCAAAAGAGCAAAAGCcag atCATGGGACCGAGTTTGTGTTGTACTAAAAGGCACAACCTTAGGTTTCTACAAGGATCAAAAAGCATACAAGTCCTCTCCTGAGAGTATATCACCCATTGACTTAAAAGGAGCGAATGCGGAAATTGCATCGAATTATGTCAAAAAGGATAACGTTTTTAGGCTGaa atTGTCCAATGGAGGAGAATATCTTTTCCAAGCCAAGGATGCCGAGGAAATGGGTCAATGGGTAGCTTCTATCAACCAACAAGCAGCTATTGCTGGTGGAACCTCCGGCGCTGAAATGAAATCGCAAACTCTTCCTTCAGGTTCTGAGAAAAAAGATGAACCCAAGCGAAGAAGTTTTTTCACTCTGAAGAAAAA TTAA